The region CCCTGTCCATatagtcttattcattatgatctatctGGCAACATTGATCCTCAGCACTCCTACTGAGAGACTTTgtgaatatttattttcattgaacctttatttaactaggcaatatgGGTCCTGAAATGACTAAGAAGGTGTAGTGTTAGCAATAACCATTCTACTCTACTTCTAGTCCAATTTACCGTTTTGGAGCGCCAACAGCGGCAGTAGCAGACGTTCGTTCTCTTCAAGTCCTCAATATCGATCTCGTTGACCACTTTGGGGTTCTCCTTCTGGATCTTCAGGTTGATCAGGCTgtccttctgcttcttcttcttgggCAGGAAGGGCCTGATGGTGAGGTAGCCCAGCAGGGCCAAGATTCCCAGGAGAGGCAGCAACCGGAGCCAGTCAGAGACTgggaagaaaacacacacaatcagacacacccccacacacacacacacacacacacacacacacacacacacacacacacacacacacacacacacacacacacacacacacacacacacacacacacacacacacacgttggatCTCCTCAAATTGTTCCACCCCTGCGGTTCCCATAACATTCTGCTGGGGTGTTCTGTATCAGTGTCCGATGCTATGGCACCTTTGAGGGCTGTGTATTTGAATCTCACGGCAATCAAATGAAATGGCTTTTGTTTAAAAAGAAGGGTGCCTGATGGGAGAATGTTGATCTCATTATACGATTTATCTCAAATTCAAAAGGCGAATGTAAAAACACCATCAAATccgaacaaaataataaaattgaATGAGGCGCTCATCCTTGAAGCTGCTAGACTGAATTTGGCTGTGCGGAGGCATCGTGTACACAGGCATCCAAATTGGATTTTTTTTCactcttttgaccaatcacatcagatcttccACAtcagattattataatttttttgattGGTCAACAATTACTGAAAAAATACCAGAATTGGTCTgcttgtgtaaacacagccttatata is a window of Salvelinus sp. IW2-2015 linkage group LG13, ASM291031v2, whole genome shotgun sequence DNA encoding:
- the LOC111971558 gene encoding CDGSH iron-sulfur domain-containing protein 2A, producing MVLETISRIIKIQLPAYLKKLPLPETIGGFARLTVSDWLRLLPLLGILALLGYLTIRPFLPKKKKQKDSLINLKIQKENPKVVNEIDIEDLKRTNVCYCRCWRSKTFPVCDKSHIKHNELTGDNVGPLILKKKIL